Proteins co-encoded in one Gammaproteobacteria bacterium genomic window:
- a CDS encoding protein kinase codes for MLDTFDLYPGRILARKYEVVSLLGTGWEGEVYKVRELATGIERAAKFFFPERNPRNRTVNFYANKLHKLRDCPILIQYHTQEQIVFHRKPLTFLVSDYVEGELLSAFLVHQPGKRLTAFQGMHLLHTLATGIAMIHNQREYHGDLHTDNIIVRRHGLGFEIKLIDMLHWGAPKPENIHDDVCDLIRIFYDSIGGQKHYAKQSPEVKAICCGLKRSFILKKFRTAGQLREYLETMEWES; via the coding sequence ATGCTTGATACGTTTGACTTATATCCCGGGCGGATCCTCGCCCGGAAATACGAAGTGGTATCTCTTCTTGGGACAGGTTGGGAGGGTGAGGTTTATAAGGTGCGTGAACTTGCTACCGGGATCGAACGCGCCGCAAAATTTTTTTTCCCAGAGCGGAATCCACGTAACCGCACGGTTAACTTCTACGCAAACAAGCTCCATAAACTCCGTGACTGCCCTATTTTGATCCAATATCACACGCAGGAGCAGATCGTTTTTCATCGAAAGCCGCTAACATTTCTTGTGTCTGATTATGTGGAAGGCGAACTTCTCTCAGCTTTTCTAGTGCATCAGCCCGGAAAGCGCCTCACTGCCTTTCAAGGGATGCACCTTCTACACACCCTCGCAACCGGAATTGCGATGATTCATAATCAGCGTGAGTATCATGGAGACCTTCATACGGACAATATCATCGTTCGGCGTCACGGCCTCGGTTTTGAAATAAAATTGATTGATATGCTCCACTGGGGCGCACCAAAGCCCGAAAACATTCACGATGATGTTTGTGATTTGATCAGGATTTTCTACGATTCAATCGGGGGCCAAAAGCACTATGCTAAGCAGTCACCCGAGGTGAAAGCCATCTGTTGTGGGCTGAAGCGCTCATTTATCCTGAAGAAATTTCGCACGGCCGGTCAGCTGCGTGAGTACCTGGAAACGATGGAGTGGGAATCGTAA
- a CDS encoding protein phosphatase 2C domain-containing protein, protein MSQSDRDAASVFLEGDMAEGEIVRIGGGKAVVYSSRSPAKETPNEDAAALIPFDDGSGVLVIADGAGGLREGARASALAIDALTSAIRAAEKECVELREAILNGIESANQAVSALATGAATTLAAVELQHSSLRPYHVGDSMILVTGQKGKIKLQTISHSPVGYAVQAGLLDEAEAMHHEDRHLVSNFIGSADMHIDIGSTVELAPRDTVVIATDGLFDNLHIDEIVERTRKGILLQVARSLADACHQRMKNPEHDHPSKPDDLTFIVFRSMRNL, encoded by the coding sequence ATGAGCCAATCTGATCGTGACGCTGCAAGCGTATTTCTCGAAGGGGATATGGCCGAAGGCGAAATCGTTCGCATCGGGGGAGGCAAGGCCGTTGTTTATTCCTCACGCTCCCCAGCCAAAGAAACGCCCAATGAAGATGCGGCTGCATTGATCCCGTTTGATGACGGTTCCGGTGTCCTGGTTATTGCAGACGGTGCGGGTGGATTACGTGAGGGTGCTAGAGCGTCCGCATTAGCAATCGACGCTCTGACATCCGCAATCCGAGCTGCGGAGAAGGAATGCGTCGAGCTCAGGGAAGCTATATTAAACGGTATTGAATCGGCGAATCAGGCTGTCAGCGCGCTCGCCACGGGCGCGGCTACAACGCTTGCCGCAGTTGAACTGCAGCACAGTAGTCTCCGACCATATCACGTCGGCGATTCGATGATTCTAGTGACAGGCCAGAAAGGGAAGATCAAGTTGCAGACTATCTCGCATTCACCGGTCGGCTATGCTGTGCAGGCAGGATTGCTCGACGAAGCTGAGGCCATGCATCATGAGGATCGGCACCTGGTCTCCAACTTTATTGGTTCGGCCGATATGCACATAGATATCGGTTCAACCGTCGAACTCGCTCCGAGGGACACGGTAGTTATCGCCACCGACGGCCTTTTTGATAACCTTCACATCGATGAAATTGTCGAACGGACGCGTAAGGGTATCCTGCTCCAGGTTGCCCGATCACTGGCCGATGCTTGCCATCAACGTATGAAGAATCCTGAGCACGATCATCCATCAAAGCCAGATGATCTGACGTTCATCGTGTTCCGCAGCATGCGGAATCTGTAA
- a CDS encoding M48 family metallopeptidase: MTVANQIHRISIIAILLILAGCAPTTKRVVIDEEAVEREAQKQQEIALEELMINQERLLRVGGNVLAGAVPMCGDNTLWVIGAVFISKQEFAPERQAAAASVFNMDDRMRALLVIEGGPAAEVGLQVGDEIVSMNGAPPPVGQGAARELYGFQQEQTQVGAPVTLVIRRDGIEKTLVVNPVLICDYPLLLVENNSVNAFADGTRIIVTAGMMRFTQDDTELSLVIAHELAHNTMDHMTAKRVNSTVGLFFDIAIAVLTGVNTQGLFSNIGALAYSKGFEAEADYVGMYMLALSDSDIEEAPRFWRRMAVAHPESIPSNSNNYLATHPTSPERFIALELTVEEIRLKQEQGLPLEPEMKVLKGATDPRASSGDRFQLGD, translated from the coding sequence ATGACCGTTGCCAATCAAATTCACCGTATATCTATCATCGCGATCTTGTTAATCCTTGCTGGGTGTGCACCAACCACCAAGCGGGTGGTTATCGATGAGGAAGCGGTAGAGCGTGAAGCCCAAAAACAGCAGGAGATCGCGCTTGAAGAATTAATGATAAATCAAGAGCGTCTCCTTCGCGTGGGCGGGAATGTGCTGGCTGGGGCGGTGCCCATGTGCGGGGACAACACGCTGTGGGTAATCGGCGCGGTTTTCATCAGTAAACAGGAGTTCGCACCGGAAAGACAGGCGGCAGCGGCGTCTGTCTTTAACATGGATGACAGAATGCGCGCATTGTTGGTTATCGAAGGCGGACCCGCGGCCGAGGTCGGTCTTCAAGTGGGCGATGAGATTGTGTCCATGAACGGTGCACCGCCGCCCGTCGGTCAAGGTGCAGCTAGGGAACTCTATGGCTTTCAACAAGAACAGACACAAGTCGGCGCGCCAGTCACGCTAGTGATCAGGCGAGATGGTATTGAAAAGACGCTCGTAGTTAACCCGGTGCTCATCTGTGATTATCCATTACTGCTGGTTGAAAACAACAGCGTTAATGCATTTGCCGATGGTACAAGAATTATTGTCACGGCCGGTATGATGCGGTTTACGCAAGATGACACGGAGCTATCCTTGGTTATTGCCCATGAACTTGCGCACAACACGATGGATCACATGACGGCCAAACGGGTGAATTCCACGGTGGGACTATTTTTTGACATAGCCATTGCCGTACTCACGGGGGTTAATACACAAGGTCTTTTCTCAAATATTGGCGCGCTTGCTTACAGTAAGGGATTCGAGGCGGAAGCCGATTATGTTGGCATGTACATGCTCGCATTGTCGGACAGTGATATCGAAGAGGCGCCTCGATTCTGGCGTCGAATGGCGGTAGCGCATCCCGAAAGCATACCAAGCAATTCTAATAATTATCTCGCGACACACCCTACATCTCCGGAACGGTTTATCGCTCTTGAGTTAACTGTGGAGGAGATCCGCCTGAAGCAGGAGCAAGGATTGCCGTTGGAACCCGAAATGAAGGTGCTCAAGGGTGCCACAGATCCCCGCGCCTCCTCCGGGGACAGATTTCAGCTCGGCGATTGA
- a CDS encoding TIGR02466 family protein translates to MSQSKHNPIADMANDAELEHLFSTPILKYVLPNVESLNDSLRELILEREKSTPSEAKSNQGGWQSSGDFFRWGGSAINTLSGYIQKALDIATAKLNLPDNFKFEFEFYGWAAVNRKGNYNTTHCHPLSTWSGNYYVDPGDDVDGGNSGLLELSHPINASMMSFFPAILPPEIIIKPEAGMLILFPSYLQHSVRVYKGERPRISVPFNAHARLTAM, encoded by the coding sequence ATGTCTCAGAGTAAACATAACCCAATCGCGGATATGGCAAACGATGCCGAATTGGAACATCTATTTTCGACGCCCATACTAAAATATGTCTTGCCTAACGTAGAATCGCTGAATGACAGTCTGAGGGAGTTAATTCTGGAGAGGGAAAAAAGCACACCTTCGGAGGCCAAGAGCAATCAGGGCGGTTGGCAGTCCAGTGGTGATTTCTTTCGGTGGGGTGGTAGTGCCATTAATACCCTGTCGGGTTATATTCAAAAGGCACTGGATATCGCGACAGCGAAGCTGAATCTCCCGGATAATTTCAAGTTTGAGTTTGAGTTTTACGGCTGGGCCGCAGTTAATCGGAAGGGAAACTACAATACGACCCATTGCCATCCGCTGTCGACATGGTCAGGTAACTATTATGTCGATCCGGGTGATGACGTCGACGGTGGGAACAGCGGTTTGCTTGAACTCAGTCACCCCATTAATGCGTCAATGATGTCCTTTTTTCCGGCGATACTCCCACCCGAAATTATAATCAAACCCGAGGCGGGCATGTTGATACTCTTTCCGAGCTATTTGCAGCACAGTGTCCGCGTCTACAAAGGCGAGCGGCCCAGGATCTCTGTACCGTTTAACGCCCACGCTCGTCTTACGGCGATGTAA